Proteins from a genomic interval of Salvelinus alpinus chromosome 7, SLU_Salpinus.1, whole genome shotgun sequence:
- the LOC139580728 gene encoding E3 SUMO-protein ligase ZBED1-like, which produces MSKRSAVWQHFIVVMDDAKKVECKLCKQRFAYHSSTTNMTYHLKTAHPQYSTSASTASSGLTQTTLEQNSPISEKRKSEITDGIVDFIALDMRPVNLIEGVGFKDMMKILEPGYTVPKRETVMHALTAKYENTKEKVLESIKNSQAVSFTTDMWTSLRMESYMTVTAHFITEAWGLQCLVLETKQMEENHTAATIAQRLGEVADKYEIPGCKRVAVVHDNAANMVLCADILGREEKWAGVKGIRCAGHTLQRCINATLNQDPICRTVVAARHLVAHFKKRTKARKGLKEKQKEQKVVEHVLIQDVSMRWNSSQTMLARLIEQRWPVTAVLSDPNYTGKNERNLDLTPAQWNMAEDISNVLKPIVTLTELQSEEENASLSATIPMLANLKRRHLAPVEDDSPTTKSLKTRLVEESDKRWQLKDRLFESSIYVQAAVVDPRFKLLSFLDDEKRDVAYINVSQLADRLSAEGDRDSSTPTDEEVPAPKRKKTDKEREIDMLMCGDEGEKECQGDSKKEVKYYLQDRTKVDAGPLAWWGKNEDRYPKLARAAKYLLSIPATSTPSERIFSKAGFIFNKSRSCLLPENVDKLVFLSHNLKRLGK; this is translated from the exons ATGTCGAAAAGGTCTGCAGTATGGCAGCATTTCATTGTTGTAATGGATGACGCCAAAAAAGTGGAATGCAAACTCTGCAAACAGCGGTTTGCTTACCATAGTTCGACAACGAATATGACATATCACTTGAAAACA GCGCATCCCCAGTACAGCACGAGCGCCTCCACTGCTAGCTCAGGTTTAACCCAAACCACCTTGGAGCAGAATTCCCCAATCTCAGAAAAAAGAAAGAGCGAGATAACCGATGGTATCGTGGACTTCATTGCCTTGGACATGAGGCCTGTTAACCTGATAGAGGGCGTGGGATTTAAGGATATGATGAAAATATTGGAACCTGGTTACACTGTTCccaagagagagactgttatgcATGCTCTGACAGCGAAATATGAGAACACAAAAGAGAAGGTTTTGGAGTCTATCAAAAACAGCCAGGCAGTAAGTTTTACAACCGACATGTGGACCTCACTGAGAATGGAGTCTTACATGACCGTAACTGCCCATTTCATTACGGAGGCCTGGGGACTGCAGTGTCTTGTGCTGGAGACAAAGCAAATGGAGGAGAATCACACCGCCGCCACCATTGCGCAGAGACTTGGAGAAGTGGCCGACAAATACGAAATCCCAGGATGTAAAAGGGTCGCTGTGGTACACGACAACGCCGCAAATATGGTTTTGTGTGCAGATATACTGGGGCGGGAGGAGAAATGGGCAGGCGTTAAAGGAATCAGATGTGCTGGACACACCTTACAGCGGTGCATCAACGCCACTCTCAATCAAGACCCCATCTGTCGCACTGTGGTTGCAGCCAGACACCTTGTGGCTCATTTTAAGAAGCGAACAAAAGCCAGAAAGGGACTAAAGGAGAAACAAAAAGAACAAAAGGTGGTTGAACATGTCCTGATCCAAGACGTTTCCATGCGGTGGAATTCTTCTCAGACCATGTTAGCGCGTCTGATAGAACAGAGATGGCCTGTAACAGCAGTGCTCTCCGACCCCAACTACACTGGGAAAAATGAACGCAACCTTGATCTCACCCCAGCGCAATGGAACATGGCAGAGGACATTTCAAATGTGCTGAAGCCCATTGTCACCCTGACTGAGCTGCAGTCCGAGGAGGAAAATGCATCCTTATCTGCAACCATACCCATGCTAGCCAACCTCAAACGCCGCCACTTGGCACCAGTGGAGGACGACAGCCCCACTACTAAGAGTCTTAAAACAAGGCTGGTGGAGGAATCTGACAAAAGATGGCAGCTCAAAGACCGACTATTTGAGAGTAGTATATACGTCCAAGCAGCAGTCGTAGACCCCCGCTTCAAGCTGCTTTCATTCCTTGACGATGAAAAACGGGACGTAGCCTACATCAACGTGTCCCAGCTGGCCGACCGGTTGAGCgctgagggagacagagacagctcTACACCCACGGATGAAGAGGTACCCGCACCAAAAAGAAAAAAAACGGACAAGGAGCGGGAGATTGATATGCTAATGtgtggagatgagggagagaaagagtgtcaGGGGGATAGCAAAAAAGAAGTTAAGTATTATCTCCAAGATAGAACAAAAGTCGACGCTGGACCACTAGCTTGGTGGGGGAAAAATGAGGACAGGTATCCGAAGCTGGCCAGAGCAGCGAAATACCTCCTCTCGATTCCGGCGACCTCCACTCCATCAGAGCGGATATTTTCCAAGGCAGGGTTTATATTCAATAAATCGAGGAGCTGCCTTCTGCCCGAAAATGTTGACAAGCTGGTGTTCCTGTCGCATAACTTGAAAAGA